The region AGCCACTCGATCGCCGCGCCCGTGATGAAGATGGAGCCTTCGAGGGCGTACTTCACGGGTTCGCCGGAGCGCTGGAAGCCGACGGTCGTCAGCAGACCGTGTTCGCTCTCGACGGCCTCGTCGCCGGTGTTCATCAGCATGAACGACCCCGTCCCGTAGGTGTTCTTCGCGTCGCCCTCGTCGAAGCAAGTCTGGCCGAACAGCGCCGCCTGCTGGTCGCCGAGTGCGCCGGCGACCGGAACTTCAGCGCCGAGGAAGCCGTCGGCGTCGGTGTAGCCGTAATGGTTCTCGTCGGAGGAGGGACGAACCTCGGGCAGAATCGCCTCGGGGACGCCGAACTCTTCGAGGAGTTCTTCGTCCCAGTCCATCTCGTGGATGTTGAAAAGCATCGTCCGCGAGGCGTTCGTCACGTCCGTGATGTGCTCGCCGGTGAGCTTGTAGATGAGCCACGAGTCGATGGTGCCGAACAGCAACTCGCCCTGCTCGGCCCTGTCGCGGACGTCGTCGGGCCGCATCCGCTGGAGCTTTATCTGGTCCGTGTTGTCGAGCAGCCACTCGGCTTTCGTCGCCGAGAAGTACGCGTCCGGTTCGAGACCGGTCTTCTCTCGAATCCACCCCTCTTTGCCTTCGTCTTGGAGCTGTTCGACGCGGTCCGTGGTGCGTCGGTCCTGCCAGACGATGGCGTTGTGGATGGGCTTGCCCGACTCGCGGTCCCAGATGAGCGTCGTCTCGCGTTGGTTCGTGATGCCGATGGCGTCCAACTGCTCGGAGCCGATTCCCGCCTCGGTGAGC is a window of Halopelagius longus DNA encoding:
- the glpK gene encoding glycerol kinase GlpK translates to MSEERYIGAIDQGTTGTRFMVFDHDGQVVANAYQKHEQVYPEPGWVEHKPQEIWENTKEVIDAALTEAGIGSEQLDAIGITNQRETTLIWDRESGKPIHNAIVWQDRRTTDRVEQLQDEGKEGWIREKTGLEPDAYFSATKAEWLLDNTDQIKLQRMRPDDVRDRAEQGELLFGTIDSWLIYKLTGEHITDVTNASRTMLFNIHEMDWDEELLEEFGVPEAILPEVRPSSDENHYGYTDADGFLGAEVPVAGALGDQQAALFGQTCFDEGDAKNTYGTGSFMLMNTGDEAVESEHGLLTTVGFQRSGEPVKYALEGSIFITGAAIEWLEDMTLIDDAAETEELARSVDSTDGVYFVPAFAGLGAPHWDQRARGTIVGMTRGTRREHVVRAVLESIAFQTRDVAEAMESDSGIDLTTLRVDGGAVKNNFLCQLQANIVGTDIARPVVDETTALGAAYAAGLAVGYWETVDELRDNWHVDSEFQPESPGDVEQRYGRWTDAVERSLDWARDGGE